A DNA window from Luteolibacter luteus contains the following coding sequences:
- the argJ gene encoding bifunctional glutamate N-acetyltransferase/amino-acid acetyltransferase ArgJ has translation MTRIKGGVGAPRGFQCSAISCGIKNPAVQRLDLALIYSESPCTSAGTFTINRVKAAPVKLSQAHLRKGDLRAIVANSGNANACTGVQGIQDAKLMCDGVAKPLGLKRGEVGVCSTGVIGLPMPMVRVEPRFDDLVEGLGSGRGTEVAKAIITSDTHHKEVAISFDLGGHRVRIGGCVKGAGMISPSMATMLCFITTDANVPREALRKAVLEGVDESFNRITIDGDMSTNDTVLVLANGRSGMPPIRRGSALCKQFREALRWVMLELAQAVVRDGERVTKFVTVEVKGARTYLDAKQVAEAVCKSALVKSSWNGGDPNWGRVLHAVGYSRARIREELVDISYDGKAACLGGLQAPTAMDELREIAAKPEFKIEINLNQGDAEYVMYSSDLSPEYIDFNRSEYAYWKQARKDGLV, from the coding sequence GTGACCCGGATCAAAGGAGGCGTTGGTGCGCCCCGTGGATTCCAATGTTCTGCCATTTCCTGTGGGATCAAGAATCCTGCCGTCCAGCGGCTCGATCTTGCATTGATCTACTCGGAGAGCCCTTGCACTTCCGCCGGCACCTTCACGATCAACCGCGTGAAAGCCGCACCCGTAAAGCTTTCCCAAGCTCATCTGCGCAAGGGTGACCTGCGCGCGATCGTAGCGAATAGCGGCAATGCGAATGCCTGCACCGGTGTGCAAGGCATCCAGGACGCGAAGCTGATGTGCGATGGCGTGGCAAAGCCGCTCGGCCTGAAGCGCGGTGAGGTCGGGGTTTGTTCCACCGGCGTCATCGGCCTGCCGATGCCCATGGTCCGCGTGGAGCCTCGATTCGATGATCTCGTGGAGGGCCTGGGTAGTGGCCGCGGAACAGAAGTCGCGAAGGCGATCATCACCAGCGATACCCATCACAAGGAAGTCGCCATCTCGTTCGATCTCGGCGGCCACCGCGTCCGCATCGGCGGCTGTGTGAAGGGGGCCGGCATGATTTCTCCCAGCATGGCCACCATGCTTTGCTTCATCACCACGGATGCGAATGTCCCGCGCGAGGCCCTGCGCAAGGCCGTGCTCGAAGGCGTGGACGAAAGCTTCAACCGCATCACCATCGATGGCGACATGAGCACCAATGACACCGTGCTCGTCCTCGCCAATGGCCGCTCCGGCATGCCGCCGATCCGCCGTGGCAGCGCCCTCTGCAAGCAATTCCGCGAAGCCCTGCGCTGGGTCATGCTGGAACTCGCCCAAGCCGTCGTCCGCGATGGCGAGCGCGTCACCAAGTTCGTCACCGTGGAGGTGAAGGGTGCCCGCACCTACCTCGATGCCAAGCAGGTGGCGGAAGCCGTCTGCAAGTCCGCGCTGGTGAAGTCCTCATGGAATGGAGGCGATCCGAACTGGGGCCGCGTCCTTCACGCTGTCGGCTACTCCCGCGCCCGCATCCGCGAGGAACTCGTGGACATTTCCTACGATGGCAAAGCCGCCTGCCTCGGCGGCCTCCAGGCTCCCACCGCCATGGACGAGCTTCGCGAAATCGCCGCCAAGCCGGAGTTCAAGATCGAGATCAATCTCAACCAGGGAGACGCCGAGTATGTGATGTACTCCAGCGATCTCTCTCCGGAGTACATCGACTTCAACCGCTCCGAATACGCCTACTGGAAGCAGGCCCGGAAAGACGGCCTTGTCTAA